A single genomic interval of Hydrogenispora ethanolica harbors:
- a CDS encoding GH36-type glycosyl hydrolase domain-containing protein, whose amino-acid sequence MLEEGKYGYFDPEEREYVITRPQTPTPWINYLGGGEYGGIVSNNGGGYSFDRDPRYKRVLRYRYNAIPEDQPGRYIYLRDDESGAFWSATWQPVKAGFDHYQCRHGLGYTVISQRHAEIGSELTYFVPLGKKLEFWWLKLRNHSQRTRRISSFSYAEFCFFDAAKDQQNVDWVQQIQRGVFEDNIIFWNAFMRKWDDVFMTASLPASSFDTSRESFVGRYRDLTNPAAVEAGRCSGSVAQRGNGVGALHHQLELAPGATLELVYVLGVTSDPAALRKELPELLGPGAVDRHFAALRESWRDYLATFQAVTPVPELNLMLNTWNPYQCKTTFDWSRFVSLYQLGIDRGMGFRDCAQDLLGVVHALPDQAKKLLRRLFQCQFADGHAYHLFYPLTGEGTMGEAEGGKYNWYSDDHLWLIEATVAYLKETGDLDFLAEPIGYAGAERAGTVWEHLLRALEFTAGHRGEHGLPLNGFADWNDALNLDRGDGRAESVWTGMLYHRELNLLIELAEHLGKSAEAARLREAAAQMKAAINDAGWDGEWYRQAFDDQGGPVGSQSCGAEEQIYLNPQAWAVLSGVADAARAGMALSRAKELLGTEFGLVLLYPAYRKFRDDRGGVSTYPPGAKENGGIFVHTNPWFIIAELMLGLKNEAFRDYQRILPVYKNAIPDRHEVEPYVYCQNILGKEHPQFGLGRNSWLTGTATWAYVAGTQYLLGIRPHYDGLIIDPQVPDDWPEFTVRRRFRGRDLEIGFRGPVAERGIFIAGERLTDPRFIPLDRLQPGPSLKIRVHY is encoded by the coding sequence GAAGGAAAATACGGCTACTTCGACCCCGAAGAGCGGGAATATGTCATCACCCGGCCGCAGACCCCCACGCCCTGGATCAATTATCTCGGCGGCGGGGAGTACGGCGGCATCGTCTCCAACAACGGCGGCGGCTACAGTTTTGACCGCGATCCGCGTTACAAAAGGGTGTTGCGTTACCGTTACAATGCGATCCCCGAGGACCAGCCGGGCCGTTACATCTATCTGCGGGACGACGAGAGCGGCGCCTTCTGGTCGGCTACCTGGCAACCGGTGAAGGCCGGCTTCGATCATTATCAATGCCGGCACGGTTTGGGCTATACCGTCATCTCCCAGCGGCACGCCGAGATCGGGAGCGAACTAACTTATTTCGTGCCCCTGGGCAAAAAGCTGGAATTTTGGTGGCTGAAGCTCCGCAACCACTCCCAGCGGACCCGCAGGATCTCCAGCTTCAGCTATGCCGAGTTCTGTTTCTTCGATGCCGCCAAGGATCAGCAGAATGTGGACTGGGTCCAGCAGATCCAGCGCGGCGTCTTTGAGGACAATATCATCTTTTGGAACGCTTTCATGCGGAAATGGGACGATGTCTTCATGACCGCCAGCCTCCCGGCCAGCTCCTTTGATACCAGCCGGGAGAGTTTCGTCGGCCGCTACCGCGATCTGACCAATCCGGCCGCCGTGGAAGCGGGGCGTTGCAGCGGCAGCGTCGCCCAGCGCGGCAACGGCGTGGGCGCGCTCCATCACCAACTGGAATTGGCGCCCGGCGCTACGCTGGAGCTGGTCTACGTCCTGGGCGTCACCTCCGACCCGGCGGCGCTCCGCAAGGAGCTGCCGGAGCTGCTCGGACCGGGAGCGGTGGACCGTCATTTCGCCGCGTTGCGGGAGTCCTGGCGGGATTACCTGGCGACGTTCCAGGCGGTCACGCCGGTTCCCGAATTGAACCTGATGCTGAATACCTGGAACCCTTATCAATGCAAGACCACCTTCGACTGGTCGCGCTTTGTCTCCCTGTATCAGCTGGGCATCGACCGGGGAATGGGTTTCCGGGATTGCGCCCAGGATCTGCTGGGCGTGGTCCATGCCCTTCCGGACCAGGCCAAAAAGTTGTTGCGGCGGCTCTTCCAATGCCAATTCGCCGACGGCCACGCTTATCACCTGTTTTATCCGCTGACCGGCGAGGGCACCATGGGCGAGGCCGAGGGCGGCAAGTATAACTGGTATTCCGACGATCACCTCTGGCTGATCGAGGCCACCGTCGCCTATCTCAAGGAGACCGGCGACCTGGATTTCCTGGCGGAACCGATCGGCTACGCCGGGGCGGAGCGGGCCGGAACGGTCTGGGAGCATCTGCTGCGGGCGCTGGAATTCACCGCCGGCCACCGGGGCGAGCACGGCCTGCCCCTGAACGGCTTCGCCGACTGGAACGACGCGCTCAACCTGGACCGGGGCGACGGCCGGGCCGAGTCGGTCTGGACCGGCATGCTCTACCACCGGGAATTGAACCTTCTCATCGAACTGGCGGAGCATCTCGGCAAATCGGCCGAGGCCGCCCGGCTGCGCGAGGCGGCGGCCCAAATGAAAGCGGCGATTAACGACGCCGGTTGGGACGGCGAGTGGTACCGGCAGGCCTTCGATGATCAGGGCGGGCCGGTGGGCTCCCAGAGTTGCGGCGCAGAGGAACAGATCTACCTGAACCCGCAAGCCTGGGCGGTGCTCTCGGGGGTGGCCGACGCGGCGCGGGCCGGAATGGCGCTGAGCCGCGCCAAAGAGCTGCTCGGCACCGAATTCGGGTTGGTGCTGCTGTATCCGGCCTACCGGAAGTTCCGGGACGACCGGGGCGGCGTGAGCACCTATCCGCCCGGCGCCAAGGAGAACGGCGGCATCTTCGTCCACACCAACCCCTGGTTCATCATAGCCGAGCTGATGCTGGGCCTGAAGAACGAAGCGTTCCGGGACTACCAGCGGATTCTGCCGGTCTACAAGAATGCCATCCCCGACCGGCACGAAGTGGAGCCCTACGTTTATTGCCAGAATATCCTGGGCAAGGAGCATCCCCAGTTCGGGCTGGGCCGCAATTCCTGGCTCACCGGCACCGCGACCTGGGCCTATGTGGCAGGAACCCAATACTTGCTGGGAATCCGCCCTCATTATGACGGCTTGATCATCGATCCGCAGGTTCCCGACGACTGGCCGGAATTCACCGTCCGGCGGCGTTTCCGCGGCCGCGATCTGGAGATCGGCTTCCGCGGCCCTGTGGCGGAACGAGGCATTTTCATCGCCGGGGAGCGGCTAACGGACCCGCGCTTCATTCCGCTGGACCGCCTGCAGCCCGGCCCGTCGCTGAAGATCCGGGTCCATTATTGA